DNA from Thermococcus argininiproducens:
CCACCTCCTCCATACGCCACAATAAGAACAGGCCCCCACACGTTCTCGCTTTTCAAAGCTCCCCATTATACTGACAGTTTCATCCAGAGAGAAGCCAATATATTCTTTAAACGAATAAATCCTATGCTCAATTCCAAGTTTTTCAGCATTTCTCTTGGCAATCTCAACACTCTCGGGCCTATAACCCTCTATCCCCTCATCTATGGTGATCGCAACTATTTCAAACGGAAACTTTTGGCTCAATTTGTAGAGAATGTGAAGCAAGACAACACTATCTTTCCCACCACTCACGCCAACTGCTATTCTATCTCCTCTCTTAATCAAAGCATATTTCCTTACAGTTTGCTTTACTTTGCTCTCGACCATTTCATTAAAATGTTTGTGACAGTAAAACTTACCTTCATACTTAGCATAATATACAGCATCCCTTCCACATTTTGTGCACTTCATCTTTCACTCGCCTCAGTGCAGAGAAAGAATACCTCTTAAAAAACTTTCCTCATAGCAAAAAAGTTTAAATAAATTTCACTCCAACTTATATCAATAGTTTTTGCGGTGATTACCATGGAATTGATAAAAACAAATATCCCATCATTAGACGAAACCCTTGGAGGAGGGCTTATAGAAGACAGTATCCTTCTCATCACATATGATACTTATTCGCAAGGATGGACTCTGGCTTTTGAAATCTTAAGGAACAGAATAGAGGAAGGGGACTTTGGAGTTATAATAAACTCAGTAGTCCCACTTTCAATGCTCAATCTAGAATTAAAACGAATAAAATTTGACCTCTTTGAAGAAGGAGAGAAGAACAGGTTGGGAGTTATAGACATTTTTGCTTCATTCTACGGAATAGAGTATCAACAACCATACGTTTTCTATGAAAAAATGGATCCTGAAACGTATCTTCCTAAATTTATGGCAATTTATAGAAGAATGTTAGAAAAACAAATAAAAGACAAGAGACCCATTGGAATCCAAGTAACTGCAGATGGTTTTGCATTTTTAATAGGAGAGGAAGCTGAAATCCGAAATCTCCAAAAGAATCTTGCAGCAAAGGAAAACGCCCGTATTTATGAAAAAAGGAAAAGACCAATAAATATAACTCTTCTTAATAGAGATCGTGTTTCTCAAAGATTCCTTTCATGGATCTCCCTTTATAGTCAATATCAAATAGACTTCAGTTCACAAGAAGGACAAGTGGAAGAGAAAATGTTCATTAGAAAATCCCCATTGCCCAAATTCAAACCAACAACCCGTATTTTCAAACTAGAAAATGGGAAGATAAAAATCATTTAGCGAGTTCTAAAGCAAACGTGACAGCCTCTTTTACACTTTTTGTAAACTTAACCTTTACAAGTTTTTTATGATCAAAATAGCCATCAATGGCCAAAAGCTCTAATCTATCGCTTGCATATCCAGTATCCACTATGATAACTATAGGCTTTGAGTAGTCATATGCCATTAATGCTTCTACCATGGTACCAATTCCTCCTCCCAAAACTACCAAGACATCTGCAGAGTTAAGTATGATAGCGCTTCTCTCAACAAAATCCATCCCTGTTTTTATCCTAATTGTGTTAAACTTGTTCCCTTCCTGCTTTTCAGGGAGTATTCCTATTACAATACCTCCGAGTTTTGTAAACTCTTCACTCACAATCTCCATTATTCCTCCTCTGCCCCCAGTAAGTAGAACAACACGATC
Protein-coding regions in this window:
- a CDS encoding TIGR00725 family protein — encoded protein: MIQIAIAGSSDSQPLPKAVEKAKEFARELAKYKDRVVLLTGGRGGIMEIVSEEFTKLGGIVIGILPEKQEGNKFNTIRIKTGMDFVERSAIILNSADVLVVLGGGIGTMVEALMAYDYSKPIVIIVDTGYASDRLELLAIDGYFDHKKLVKVKFTKSVKEAVTFALELAK
- a CDS encoding RAD55 family ATPase, which codes for MELIKTNIPSLDETLGGGLIEDSILLITYDTYSQGWTLAFEILRNRIEEGDFGVIINSVVPLSMLNLELKRIKFDLFEEGEKNRLGVIDIFASFYGIEYQQPYVFYEKMDPETYLPKFMAIYRRMLEKQIKDKRPIGIQVTADGFAFLIGEEAEIRNLQKNLAAKENARIYEKRKRPINITLLNRDRVSQRFLSWISLYSQYQIDFSSQEGQVEEKMFIRKSPLPKFKPTTRIFKLENGKIKII